A window of Leptotrichia wadei contains these coding sequences:
- a CDS encoding aspartate aminotransferase family protein, whose translation MLLNVYSRYNKIFEKGKGTYIYDNEGNEYLDFVSGISVNCLGHASPVITKALTEQSQKLVHISNLYYSQPQLDLANKLTENSEMESVFFTNSGTEAIELALKIARKYGNNLSYDENGNKIADKTEIIYMKNSFHGRSTGALAVTGQPKYQKPFEPLMKNVTECNFNDVKDLKAKVSEKTAAIILEPIQGESGLESATPEFMEAIKELSKKYDTLVIFDEIQCGMGRTGKLFAYENFNLVPDIVTIAKSLGGGVPIGACLTKGKANDVLVPGDHGSTYGGNPLVCAVANAVLHELIDNKLIEKNVVEKGQYSVEKLEKLKEKFDFIEEIRGKGLLLGIKFDEKKVLAKDVVLKTLENGLLLVGAGNNVVRFFPPFNVTDGEIDKAISILEKVLKTF comes from the coding sequence ATGTTATTAAATGTATATAGCCGTTATAATAAAATTTTTGAAAAAGGAAAAGGAACATATATTTACGATAATGAAGGGAATGAATATTTAGATTTTGTGTCGGGAATTTCAGTAAATTGCTTGGGACACGCAAGTCCTGTGATTACAAAGGCTTTAACGGAGCAAAGTCAAAAATTGGTGCATATTTCTAATTTGTATTACAGTCAGCCACAATTGGATTTGGCGAATAAACTTACTGAAAATAGTGAAATGGAAAGCGTATTTTTTACAAATAGTGGAACTGAAGCGATTGAGTTGGCTTTGAAAATTGCTCGAAAATATGGGAATAATTTGTCGTACGATGAAAATGGAAACAAAATTGCTGATAAAACAGAAATAATATATATGAAAAATTCGTTTCACGGAAGAAGTACTGGAGCGTTGGCAGTTACTGGTCAGCCGAAATATCAAAAACCGTTTGAACCGTTGATGAAAAATGTTACTGAATGTAATTTTAATGATGTTAAAGATTTAAAAGCTAAAGTAAGTGAAAAAACTGCTGCCATTATTTTGGAGCCAATTCAGGGAGAAAGCGGACTTGAGAGTGCTACTCCTGAATTTATGGAAGCTATAAAAGAATTGAGCAAAAAATATGATACACTTGTGATTTTTGATGAAATTCAATGTGGAATGGGAAGAACTGGAAAACTATTCGCATATGAAAACTTTAATTTAGTGCCAGATATAGTTACAATCGCAAAATCACTTGGTGGCGGAGTTCCGATTGGAGCTTGTCTGACAAAAGGGAAAGCAAATGATGTGCTGGTTCCTGGCGACCACGGTTCAACTTATGGTGGAAATCCTTTGGTTTGTGCCGTTGCAAATGCTGTTTTACACGAATTAATTGACAACAAATTAATTGAAAAAAATGTTGTGGAAAAAGGTCAGTATTCTGTGGAAAAATTGGAAAAATTAAAGGAAAAATTTGATTTTATCGAAGAAATTCGTGGAAAAGGACTTCTTTTGGGAATAAAATTTGATGAGAAAAAAGTTTTGGCAAAAGATGTTGTTTTAAAAACATTAGAAAATGGGTTGTTGCTAGTCGGAGCTGGAAATAATGTTGTGAGATTTTTTCCGCCGTTTAATGTGACAGATGGGGAAATTGACAAAGCTATTTCGATTTTGGAAAAAGTTTTGAAAACATTTTAA
- the argF gene encoding ornithine carbamoyltransferase — MLKGKSFLKLLDFTTEELQYLLDLAKKLKIDKKNGTEKKTMIGKNIALIFEKTSTRTRCAFEVGAYDQGANVTYIGPSASQIGDKESMEDTAKVLGRFYDGIEYRGYGQELVETLVEHSGVPVWNGLTTEFHPTQILADFLTITEKKGKLKGIKFAFLGDGKNNMANSLMIGAAKFGMDFRIVCPKEYFPEEKLVEEAKKISKKTGGKILLTEDRIEGVKDADVVYTDVWVSMGEPKEIWKERIDKLLPYQVNADLVKYCANDYLFMHCLPAFHDLNTKVAKNIEKEYGLKEMEVTDEVFRSKNSVVFDEAENRMHTIKAVMVATLGDREYPM; from the coding sequence ATGCTAAAAGGAAAATCATTTTTAAAATTATTAGATTTTACGACGGAGGAATTGCAGTATTTACTGGATTTGGCGAAAAAATTGAAGATAGATAAGAAAAATGGGACTGAGAAAAAAACAATGATTGGAAAAAATATTGCTTTGATTTTTGAGAAAACTTCTACTAGAACGAGATGTGCGTTTGAAGTGGGAGCTTATGACCAAGGGGCAAATGTCACTTACATTGGACCTTCTGCATCACAAATTGGAGATAAGGAGTCTATGGAAGATACAGCGAAAGTTTTGGGAAGATTTTATGATGGAATCGAATATCGAGGATACGGTCAGGAATTAGTCGAAACTTTGGTTGAACATTCGGGAGTGCCGGTTTGGAATGGACTTACAACCGAGTTTCATCCGACACAGATTTTGGCGGATTTTTTGACAATTACAGAGAAAAAAGGTAAATTGAAAGGAATAAAATTCGCATTTTTAGGCGATGGAAAAAACAATATGGCAAATTCTCTAATGATAGGTGCTGCTAAATTTGGAATGGATTTTAGAATTGTTTGTCCGAAAGAATATTTTCCTGAAGAAAAATTAGTTGAAGAAGCTAAAAAAATTTCCAAAAAAACTGGCGGAAAAATTTTGTTGACAGAAGATAGAATTGAAGGGGTGAAAGATGCCGATGTCGTTTATACTGATGTTTGGGTGTCTATGGGAGAGCCAAAAGAAATTTGGAAAGAGAGAATTGATAAATTGCTTCCATATCAAGTAAATGCCGATTTAGTAAAATATTGTGCAAACGATTACTTGTTCATGCACTGTTTACCAGCGTTTCATGATTTGAATACGAAAGTTGCAAAAAATATTGAAAAAGAATATGGTTTGAAAGAAATGGAAGTTACTGACGAAGTTTTCAGAAGTAAAAATTCAGTTGTATTTGATGAGGCGGAAAATCGTATGCATACGATAAAGGCTGTGATGGTGGCGACATTGGGAGATAGAGAATATCCGATGTAA
- a CDS encoding DUF4870 domain-containing protein, which produces MDNNRVSEQKSIAGLRANAAAFLVNLSFFTIIGGLIVPIFALILEDKNSFVRSYAKQTLTISVLLIVSGVLNFVIIVGNILYLVIFVILVILQIVATVSSILEKEFRIPYVEKIMSLLFLN; this is translated from the coding sequence ATGGATAATAATAGAGTTAGTGAACAAAAGTCAATTGCAGGTTTAAGGGCTAATGCTGCTGCTTTTCTTGTAAATTTGAGTTTTTTTACAATAATTGGAGGGTTGATAGTTCCGATTTTTGCTTTGATTTTGGAGGATAAGAATAGTTTTGTGAGATCGTATGCGAAACAGACTTTGACAATATCAGTTTTGTTAATTGTTTCAGGGGTGTTAAATTTTGTCATAATTGTTGGAAATATTTTGTATCTTGTAATTTTTGTTATATTGGTTATATTGCAAATTGTTGCAACTGTTTCATCAATTTTGGAAAAAGAATTTAGAATTCCTTATGTTGAAAAAATTATGAGTCTTTTATTTTTAAATTAA